Genomic window (Allostreptomyces psammosilenae):
AGGGTGACCAGCATGTCGTCCACCTCGGCGTCCGGGGCCGCGCGGTCGGCCAGCAGGGCCACGTCGCGGGCGAAGGAGGTGGCGGTGACGTCGACCCGGTAGCCGCCCGGCACGGCGGTGACCTCCGCGCGCAGCGGCCGCGGCTCGTACGCCAGGTCGATGTCCTCGCCGAACAGGTGGGTGGCGCGGGCGTCCTGAGACGTCGCCACGAGCACCTCCTTCTTGGCGTCGCCCGGGGTGGTCAACGAGTCGGCGAGGTCGAACCGCGCGACGGAACGGGGCGGCACGTCAAGTGTGATTGTAGCCGTGGCGCACCGGACCCCGTCGAAGGTGAGGCGTTCGACGACGACGGGGCCGGTCCACGCCTCGTCGTGGTCGTTCACCGCGATCAGCACCTCGCGGCCGTCGCGGGGCTGCACGGTGAGCAGCCGCGGCGCGTAGGCGTGGCGCAGGCCGTACCACAGCGGCTTGGGGCGCTCGTCGCCGTCCACGGCGGCCCAGGAGGTCACCGGCCAGCAGTCGTTGAGCTGCCAGACGATGGCCCCGGCGGTCCGCGGCCACCAGGAGCGGAAGTGCTCGATGCCGTAGGCGACGGCGCGGGCCTGGTTGAGCTGGGTGGCCCAGTGCCAGTCCTCGAAGGCGGTGGGGACGCCGATGTGGGGGGCGAGTCCGCGGTCCAGCTTGCCGTTGCCGTCCTCGGCCTTCTGGTGCAGCAGGAAGCCGGGGGAGGTGGGGGTCAGCGGCGCGTCGTGCACCCAGGAGGTGAGGGTGGCCCAGGTGGGCGGGCCCTGGAAGCCGAACTCGGAGCAGAAGCGCGGCACGAAGTCGCGGTAGGTCGTGTAGTCCTGGCGGTTCCACACCTCCCACTCGTGCCGGGTGCCGTGGTCGGCGTCGTTGGGGTGCACCTCGTCGACGGCGAAGGCCGGGCTGTAGGGGCTGCCGGCGGCGTAGAAGCGGGTGGGGTCGAGTTCGGCGACGATGCCGGGGAGCAGCTCGGTGTAGTAGCCCAGGCCCCAGGTGCGTCCGGCGAGCTGCTCGGGCCAGCCCCAGTCGACGTACCCCCACAGGTTCTCGTTGCAGCCGTTCCACAGGGCCAGGGAGGCGTGCGAGGTCAGCCGGGCGACGTTCTCCCGGGCCTCGGCCTCGACCTCGCCGCGCAGCGGCTCCTCCTCGGGGTAGGAGGCGCAGGCGAACAGGAAGTCCTGCCACACCAGCATGCCGCGCTCGTCGCAGACGTCGTAGAAGTCCTCGGTCTCGTAGATGCCGCCGCCCCAGATCCGCAGCATGTTCATGTTGGCGCCGACGGCCTGGTCGACGCGCCGCTCCAGGCGCTCGCGGGTGATCCGGGTGAGGAAGTGGTCGTCGGGGATCCAGTTGGCGCCCTTGACGAAGACGGGGGTGCCGTTGACGACGACGGTGAAGGGGGTGCCGATCTCGTCCGGCGTGGTGTCGACGGTGATGGTGCGGAAGCCGACGCGGCGGGTGGTGGCGTCGAGGGTGTCCGCGCCGGCGCCGGCGGTCGCCAGGGTGACGTCGAGCTGGTACAGCGGCTGCTCGCCGTACCCGACGGGCCACCACAGGCGGGCCTCGGGCACGGACACGGTGACCACCGCGGTGGTGGCTCCGGGCGGCACGGCAACCGTGGCGCGGCGGCCGTCGACCGTGGCGGTGATCTCCAGCTCGGGCTCCGCCCCGACGCCGGCCCGTTCGATGTCCACGTGCACCTCGACCCGGCCGGTGCCGTCCTCGCCGACGGTCACCAGCGGGCGGACCGTGGCGAGGCGGGCGGTGCGCCAGCGCTCCAGGCGCACCGGCTTCCAGATGCCGGCGGTCTGCAGGTCCGGTCCCCAGTCCCAGCCGAAGCTGCACGCCATCTTGCGGACCATGTTGAACGGGTGCGGGTAGACGTGGTCGCGCCGGCCGAGCTGCCGCTCCACCTCCTCGGCGTACTCCAGGGCGGAGCGGAAGCGCACGACGAGGTCGTTGGCGCCCTCGCGCAGCGCCTCGCGCACGTCGAAGCGGTAGGAGCGGTGCATGTTGGCGGTGCTGCCCAGCACCTGGCCGTTGAGCTCGATCGTCGCCACGGTGTCGAGGCCGTCGAAGGCCAGGTCGACGCGCTCGTCGGCGGCGGGGGCGGTGGCGTCGAAGGTCAGCGCGTAGGCCCAGTCGGTGCGGTGGGCCCAGACCAGCTCCTCCTCCTCGCGGTCGAGGTAGGGGTCGCGGATCAGGCCGGCGGCGAGCAGGTCGAGGTGGGCGCTGCCGGGCACCTGGGCGGGGATGGTGCGGCCGGCGATGTGTTCCGGGACGGGGCCGGCCGTCGTCGAAAGCTGCCAGCCGTCGTGCAGGGTCTGACGGATCATCCTCGATCACTTCCAAGGTCGGCTCCGCACCGCGCGTGGTCGGCTGGACGGAGGGGGGAGGGGATTTGCAGGGCGGAAACCCTTGCGCTGATCACGTATCGTGCTGGATTCTTACGCCGCCGAACAAAGTAAGTCAACCGGCCTTCCAGGCCGTCTCCGGGCAAAGGACGCAGATCACCGTGGCAACACACACCGCTTCCTTCGAATCCGGCCTCGCGCACCTGCGCGCGGCCGGCGTCTCTCTCGTGCTGGACCTCTCCGGTGGAACGCTCCCGCGCGTGGTGCACTGGGGCGGCGACCTCGGCGCACTGGGAGCGCGGGAGCTGGAAGCCGTCCGGCTGGCCCAGTCCCCCCAGCCCATCGGCTTCTCGGTGGACGGGCCGGTCCAGGTGGCCGTGCTGCCCGAGCAGTCGGCCGGCTGGCTGGGCACGCCGGGCCTCGTCGGCAACCGCGCCGGCACCGCCTTCTCCACCGCCTTCCGGGTCACCGAGACGCACGTCACGGGCACCGAAGACGCCGCCGGCGGCCGGGTGGTGGTGCGCGCCGCCGACGAGGGCGCCGGCCTGCGACTGGAGCTGCTCATCGAGCTGACCGCATCCGGCCTGGTCCGCCAGCGCGCCAGCGTCACCAACCGCGGCGCCGCCCCCTTCGCCGTCGAGGCCGTGAACCTGACCCTGCCGGTGCCCGCCGTCGCCACCGAACTGCTCGACTTCACCGGCCGCCACCTGCGCGAGCGCAGCCCGCAGCGCACCGCCTTCACCCACGGCCTGCGGGTGCGGGAGAACCGCACCGGCCGCACCGGCTACGACTCCGCCTACCTGCTGGTGGCCGGCACCGCCGGCTTCGGCAACCGCTCCGGCGAGGTCTGGGGCGTGCACACCGCCTGGTCCGGCAACCACCGCACCTTCGCCGAACGCACCTTCCACTCGGTCTCGCTGCTCGGCTCCGGTGAACTGCTGCTCTCCGGCGAAGGGCTGCTGGCCCCCGGCGACACCTACACCACGCCCTGGCAGTACGGCTCCTACGGCACCGGCCTGGACGAGCTCTCCGCCCGCTTCCACCGCCACCTGCGCTCCCGGCCCCACCACCCCACCAGCCCGCGGCCGGTTGTGGTCAACACCTGGGAGGCCGTCTACTTCGACCACGACCTGGACCGCCTGCGCCAGCTCGCCGACGCCGCGGCGGCCGTCGGCGCCGAGCGCTTCGTCCTGGACGACGGCTGGTTCGGCTCCCGCCGGGACGACCGCCGCGGCCTCGGCGACTGGTACGTCTCCGACGAGGTCTGGCCCGACGGCCTCGGCCCGCTGACCGACCACGTGACCGGCCTCGGCATGCAGTTCGGCATCTGGGTCGAACCCGAGATGATCAACGAGGACTCCGACCTGGCCCGCGCCCACCCGGAGTGGATCATGGCCACCGGCGACCGGCTGCCCGGCCGGGCCCGCTCCCAGCAGGTCCTCAACCTCGGCATCCCCGAGGCCTACGCCTACATCCTGGAGCGCCTCGACGACCTGCTCACCACCTACCCGGTCTCCTACCTGAAGTGGGACCACAACCGGGACCTGGTCGAGGCCGGCCACCAGATCACCGGCCGGGCCGGCGTCCACGAGCAGACCCTGGCCACCTACCGGCTCATGGACGAGCTGCGCCGTCGCCACCCCGGCGTGGAGATCGAGTCCTGCTCCTCCGGCGGCGGCCGCGTCGACCTGGGAATCCTGGAGCGCACCGACCGGGTGTGGGTCTCCGACTGCATCGACGCCCTGGAGCGCCAGAGCATCCAGCGCTGGACCAACGCGCTCATCCCGCTGGAGCTGATGGGCACCCACGTCGGCTCCGGCGCCTCCCACACCACCGAGCGCCGCCACCCCATCGACTTCCGGGCCGGCACCGCCCTGTTCGGCCACTTCGGCATCGAATGGGACCTGACCAAGGCGGAACCGGAGGACGTGGCCCGGCTGGCCGAGTGGGTGACCCTCTACAAGGAACTGCGCCCACTGCTGCACACCGGCACCGCCGTGCACGCCGACCACCCGGACCCGGCCTACCAGCTGCACGGCGTCGTCGCCGAGGACGGCTCGGAGGCCGTCTACGCGCTCGTCGCCACCGCCACCTCCGCGCTCTACCCGACCGGACCGGTCCGGCTCCCCGGCCTGCGCCCCGACGCCACCTACCAGGTGCGCCCGCAGGCCCCCGGCGACGTCCCGGACGGCAACGCCCACCACTGGGGCGCCGCCCTGCCGTGGTGGACCGCCGACGGCGTCCGGCTGAGCGGCCGGGCGCTTCAGGTCGCCGGGCTCCAGGCCCCGGTGCTCTACCCCGAACGGCTGGTGCTGATCCGCGCCACCCGGGTCGACTAGGAGGACGGTGGTGGGGCGGGGCGGTCGCCCGCCCCGCCCCACCACCCGCCGTGGACGGCCGGTCATGCGCGCCGGCGCAGCCGCAGCACCCGGGCGGTCGGCACCGCGCCGGAAGAACAGGACAGCCGCAGCACACCGGTGTCCGACCGCCAGTCGAACGCCCAGTCCGGGGCCGCGCGGGGGAAGAGCACCTCCACGTCCACCTCGGCGCCCCGCAGGTGCGCGACCGGCAGCTCCAGCACGTCCGCCGCGCCCGGGCGCCGCCACACCGTCAGCAGGCTGTCCCCGCGGCCCCGCGGGTCCCGCAGCCCCTGCGCCACCCACGGCCCCGCCGGCCCGGTCAGGCCCAGCGGCCAGAACGGCACGGACGACGCCACCGCGTCGCGCAGCCCCTTGTGCACCTCGACCGCCTCGCGCACCAGGGCCAGCTGCCCCGGCTCCATGCGGTTGAGGTAGCCGGACAGGTACAGCCGCCCGAGGACGCCGGTGGCCAGCGTGAACGCCGACTCCTCCACGCTCATCTCCGGCTGCGTGTACGCCCAGTTGCCCGCCTGCTCCGGCAGCAGCGAGGCCGGCGCCGCCGCCGCGATCGGCGGGTACAGCAGCGGGTTCTGCTGGTCGGAGGTGGACTGGATGTGCAGCCGCGACATCATCGCGTAGTCCATCCGCATGGCACCCGAGGCGCAGTTCTCGATCAGCAGCCCGGGGTGGCGCCGCAGCAGCGCGTCCAGCCACTCCAGGTGGGCCCGGTTGTGCGCCAGCAGCCCCTCGCCCGGGGCCAGCCCGCCCAGGTCGGTGCCCGGGCCCGGCATGATGTTGTAGTCCAGCTTGAAGTAGCCGACGCCGAACTCCTCGACCAGCCGGTCCACCACCTCGTCCAGGTGCGCCCGCGCCCGCGGGTGCCGCAGGTCCAGGTGGTAGCGGCCGTGCTCGACGACGCGCTCGCCGTGGCGCTGGAAGAACGCCTCAATCGGGAGCGCCGCCGCCATCGGCGAGCGCACGCCGATCACCTCCGGCTCCAGCCAGATGCCCGGCACCATGCCGCGCTCCCGGATCCGGTCGGTGACCTCCGCCAGGCCGCGCGGGCCGGGGAAGCGGGTCCGCGAGGGCCGCCACTCGCCGACGCTGTCCCACCAGCGGCCGTCCTCGTCGTACCAGCCGGCGTCCACGCAGAAGTAGTCCGCGCCGGCCGCCGCGGCCGCGTCGACCAGCGGCAGCAGCTTCTCCGTCGTCGGATCCCCCATCAGGGTGTTCATGTAGTCGTTGAAGATCACCGGCAGCGCCCGGGACGGCCGGGGCACCAGCAGCGCCCGGCGCTGGAGGGTGAGCGCCGCGAGGGCGTCGTCCAGCCCGCCCGCGCACACCGCCACCGACACCGGCACGGTGCGGAAGCCGTCCCGCGCGGTGACCACCGTGCTCCACTGGTGCTCGGCGTCGGTCGGCCCCAGCAGCGCGAGGTACGCGCCGACCTGGCGCTCACCCACCTCCCAGTGCCAGGCGCCGTTGTGCTCGATCTGCCAGGCGCACGCCCAGCCGTCGTCCCGCGCCACCAGAGCCCCGGTCGGCAGGTGCTCCCCGGTGGACCAGGAGCTGCGCGAGGTCAGCGCGAACCGGCTGCGGGAGGGGTGGTGGTGCGCCACCGGATCCATCTGCGGCAGCCCGGCCTCGCGCAGGGGGGTGCGGTGCCAGCGGGACTCCACCACCCAGTCGGAGTCGCCGTGCACCACGTCCAGGTCGTCCACGGTCCGCCCGGAGTCGGCCAGGAAGGCGCCGGTGGCCAGCGAGGTGACGGCCAGCAGCCGCACGGAGCCCTCGCCGCGGACGGTCAGCTCCGTCCAGCAGCGCACGGCGGGCGCGCCGTCGCTGGCCTGGAACACGCTGGTGGCGACCAGGCCGGTGGCCTCGTCGAGCTGGGTGACCCGCAGCTCGGCGACGCCGCCGCGGTGGTCCGTGTGGTGGCCGGTGTAGCGCAGCCGGGCCCCGACGGTGGTGTCGGCGTAGCGGTGGCTGCCCGGGAAACGGCCGTGCCCCAGCGCCATCACCTCCACCAGCGGCGCGACCGCGGCCGGATCCGCCGGTGGCGGCGCCGGTGTGCCGGCGGGGCGCAGGGAGACCAGGCCGACCGGCCGGTCCCCGCCCGTGGTCAGGGTCAGGGTCACGTCGCTGCCGGACCAGGTCAGGGTGGTGTCGGGGGACACGGGGCGGCTCCTCGGGGGCGTGGTCGGACTCGGCGGGCGGTGGGGCGGTGTCCGGGCGCGGGCACACGTCGGCGGGGCAGGTCCCGCGGAGGGAACCTGCCCCGCCGCGACGGTGGGGAGGCCCGGGTCGGGGGAGGGCCTACCCCACGCGCTCGCGCCCGGGGGCGCCCTCGGAGGTGGGTGTGCCGTCCGGCGTCACCCAGGAACCGAGATTGTGGTCGTAGGCGCGCTGGCCGAAGGCGGCCCGCTCCGCCTCGGTCGGCGCCGTGAAGCGGCTCCGGCCGCGGGCGTCCGGATTGGGGGCCGCCGAGGCGAGCAGCTGCGTGTAGGGGTGCTGCGGGTTGAGGATCACGTCGTCGGCCGGCCCGCGCTCCACCACCCGCCCCCGGTACATCACCAGGATGTCGTCGGAGAAGTGCCGCGCGGTGGCCAGGTCGTGCGTGATGTACAGGACCGCCAGGTCGTCCTCCCGCTGGAGGCGGGCGAGCAGGTTGAGCACCCCCAGCCGGATCGAGACGTCCAGCATGGAGACGGGCTCGTCGGCCACGACCACCTGGGCGCCGGGCGCCAGCGCGCGGGCGATGGCGACCCGCTGGCGCTGACCGCCGGACAGCTCGTGCGGGCGCCGCTGCGCGATGTCCTCCGCCGGCGTCAGGTTCACCCGCTCCAGCAGCTGCTCCACCTGACGGCGGGTCTCCGCCCGGTCACCGCCGCGGCCGTGCAGCTTCAGCGGCCGGGCGAGGTGGTGCTCGATGGAGTGGAACGGGTTCAGCGAGGCGAACGGGTCCTGGAACACCATCTGCACGTGGTCGCGGTACTCGCGGTCGCTCACGCCCTGGCCGTCGGACTTGACCGCCTGGATGCGCCCGGAGCTGGGCCGCTCCAGCCGGGCGATCATCCGGGCCACCGTGGACTTGCCGGAGCCGGACTCGCCGACCAGGGCGACGGTGCGCCCGGGCACCAGGGTGAAGGAGACCCGGTCGACCGCGCGGAGCGTGGAGCGGCGCAGCCCGGAGCGGACGGGGAAGTCCTTGACCAGGTCGCGTACTTCGAGCGTGGTCATGGCCGCTTCCCCTTCGTCGGGTCGGGTTCGGTGGCGTGGTCGCGGGCGCTGGACTCGCCGGTGCGCAGGAAGGCGCCGCGGTCGCCGGTCAGGCTGGGGAAGGAGTCCAGCAGCCTGCGGGTGTAGGGGTGCGCGGGCAGCCGGTAGATCTGCTCGGCGGTGGCGTACTCGACGACCTCGCCCTTGAGCATGACGGCGATGCGGTCGCTGAGCTCCAGCAGCAGCGGCAGGTCGTGGGTGATGAAGATGACGGCGTAGCCGAGCTCGTCGCGCAGCCGCAGGATCTCCTGGAGGATGCCGCGCTGCACCACCACGTCGAGCGCGGTGGTGGGCTCGTCCATGATGATCACCTGCGGGTCGAGCAGCAGCGCCATGGCGATCATCACGCGCTGCCGCATGCCGCCGGAGAACTCGTGCGGGAAGGAGTTCATCCGCGCCGGGTCGACGCCGACCAGCCGCAGCACCTCCGCGCAGCGCTCCCGCCGCTGCTGCTTGGACATCTTCGGCTCGTGCGTGGTGAGCACGTCCTCCAGCTGCGCCCGGATGGAGATCACCGGGTTCAGGGCGTTCATCGCGCCCTGGAACACCATGGAGAGCTTGGACCAGCGGAAGGCGCGCAGCTCCTCGTTCTCCAGGGCGAGCAGGTCGATGTCCCGGCCGCCGCGGTCGTGGAAGGTGATGGAGCCGCTGGTGACCTCGGCCGGCGGCTTGTGCAGCCGGTTGATGGCGTAGGCCAGGGTCGTCTTGCCGCAGCCGGACTCGCCGGCGAGGCCGAGGATCTCGCCGCGGCGCAGGGTGAGGGAGACGTCCTTGACCGCGTGCACCGGGTTGTCCACCTGGTACATCACGTTGAGCCGGTCCACCGTCAGCACCACGTCGTTGGCGGTGGCGGGCCCGGGCTGCGGGCTGGTCTGGGTGGGGACGGTCATGCGGCGGTGCTCCTCGTGGTCTTGCGGGCGGAGCGCTTGGCGGCGGTGGCGGTGCGGAGCCGGGGGTTGATGATCTCGTCGATGCTGAAGTTGATCAGGGACAGGCCGCAGCCGAAGAGGGCGATCAGCAGGCCGGGCGGGGCGAACCACCACCACGCCTCGCGCTGCAGGGCGAAGCCGTTCTGCGCGAAGTAGAGCATCGTGCCGAGCGTGGAGGAGTTGGAGGCGCCGAGGCCCAGGAAGGACAGGCCGGCCTCGCTGAGGATGGCGGCGATCACCGCGAAGACGAACTGCGAGGCCAGCACCGGCAGCAGGTTGGGCAGGATCTCCACGGAGACCACGCGCCAGGGGCGCTCGCCGGCCACCCGGGCGGCGGCCACGTAGTCGCGGTTGCGCAGGGAGAGGGTCTGGGCGCGCAGCACCCGGGCCGAGGCGGCCCACCCGGTGATGGCCAGCACCAGCGCGATGGTCCACCAGCCGCGCTGGGCGGCGGGGACGAAACCGGAGATGACGATGACCAGCGGCAGGCCGGGGATGACCAGCATGACGTTGGACAGCAGGGAGAACAGTTCGTCGACGAAGCCGCCGACGTAGCCGCCGATGATGCCGAAGAGGGCGGACAGGGCGGTCGCCAGCACGCCGACGAGCAGGCCGATCTGCAGCGAGCCGCGGGTGGCGTGGGCGAGCTGGGCGAGGACGTCCTGGCCGGTCTGGGTGGTGCCGAGGAGGTGTTCGCCGCTGGGCCCGGCCAGGCCGATGTTGCTGATGGCGTTGGGGTCGCCCACCAGGAACGGGCCGATCAGGCCGAACAGGGAGATCGCGCCCACCAGGCCCAGGCCGATGGCGAGCCGCGGCGACCAGCGGGGCAGCAGCGAGCGGGCGCCGCTGCGGCGCGGGGCCTTGGCGGGGGCGGTCGGGGCGGTGGCCTCGGCCCGCGGGGCGCCCTCGTCGGCGATCTCGGTGAGGGGAGTCAGGTTCGTCATGGTTCTCGGGCTCCTTCCTCGATCAGTTGCCGACGCGGGTGCGCGGGTCGATGACGCCGTACAGCAGGTCGACGATCATGTTGGCGCCCAGCACCGCCACCGTGATGACGAGGAAGATGCCCTGCATGAGCGCGTAGTCGTTGTTCTGCACGGCCTGGAGCAGCTTGGAACCGATGCCGGGGTAGGAGAACACCTGCTCGGTGACGATCGATCCGGAGACCACGAAGCCCAGCGAGATGGCGAAGCCGGCGACCGAGGGGAGCACGGCGTTGCGCGCGGCGTAGCGGGTCATGATCCGGCCCTCGCGCAGGCCCTTGGCCTGGGCGGTGAGGATGTAGTCGTCGGAGGAGGTGGACACCATCATGTTGCGCATGCCCAGCAGCCAGCCGCCGACCGAGGAGATCACGATGGTGAGCGCGGGCAGCGTGCCGTAGTAGACGGCGGAGGAGATGAACTCCCAGTTCCAGCCGGGCATCAGGGAGACGTCGTAGCCGCCCAGCAGCGGGAACCAGCGCAGGGCCGAGGCGAAGATCGCGGCCAGGATGAGGGCGAGCCAGAAGTAGGGCACCGCGGAGAGCACGGTGGTGGCCGGCACCAGCGAGTCCAGCCAGGTGCCGCGGCGCCAGCCGACCAGGGCGCCGAGGACCACGCCGAGGACGAAGGAGATCAGCGTGGCGATGCCGACCAGCACGATCGTCCACGGCAGGGACTGCCAGATCACGTCGGAGACCGGGGCGGGGAAGGCACTGACGGAGACGCCGAGGTCGCCGCGGGCCATGTTGCCCAGGTAGGAGAAGTACTGGGAGAGCAGTGGTTCGTCGGTGTTCGCCCCGAGGAGAAGCTCGTAGGACCGGCGCGCCTCGGGGTCGACGACCCCGCCGCGCTGTTGCAGCTTGGCCATGAGGATGTCCACCGGGTTACCCGGCATCAACCTCGGGATGAGGAAGTTCAGTGTCAGCGCCGCCCACAGGGCGACGAGGTAGAACCCGATCTTCCTGGCGTAGTACCTCATGGATGGTTGCCAATCATTAGGAGCTTCTCCTCGGGGGGTGGTGCGCTAGGCGACCGTCAGCTCGCGGGCTTCAGGTTCAGGAAGATCTGGGACTGGTCGGGGCGCGACCACACCGCCGGGATCGCGTAGAGGTTGTCCAGGGTGGGCCAGCCGGTGAACTTCTCGGCGTGGTACTCGCTGGTGGTGCCGCCGGTGAGGACCGGGATGTACGGCATCGCCTCGGCGATCCGGGTCTGGATGACGTCGAACTGCGCCTGGCGGGCCGCGGTGTCCTCGGGGTTGATGCTCTTCAGCGCGGCCAGCGCCTCGTCCACGGCAGGGTCGGAGTACCGCGCGAAGTTCGGCTGGGCGACCTCACCGACCGGGGCGGTGGTGTCGCTGGAGAAGAAGTAGCTGTACAGGAAGTAGGGGTCGGCGGCCGGCCCCTGGTAGAGGGAGTCGATCAGCAGCTGGTACTCGCCGCGGCCGCGGGCGTCGGACCACTCGTTCCAGGAGACCTGCTGGGCGACCAGCTCGATGCCGGCGGCCTTGAGCTGCTGGGCCATGGTGTCGACGGCGGTGATGTAGTCGGTCCAGCCGGCCACCACCTTGACGGTCAGCGAGAGCCGCTCGCCGTCCTTGGCGTAGATGCCGTCGCCGCCCTTGGTCCAGCCGGCGCCCTGGAGCAGCTCGTCGGAGCGGGCGGTGTCCGGGGACATCGGCGCGGTGGGCTCGGGCAGCTGGTCGGAGATGTACTCGGCGTCGCGCTCCAGCAGGGCGAAGCCGGGGGAGATCTCGCTGGAGGTGTTCTCGAAGGCGAGGGCGTTCAGCTGGGTGCGGTCGATGGCGTAGTAGATCGCCTGGCGCACGGCCTGGTCGGTCTGCGGGCCGGTGCACCCCATCTCCGCGTTGGAGCAGGTCATCAGCGTCGTCTGGTTCATCGGGACGGTGATGGCCTCGTAGCCGGGGTAGTTCTCGGAGACGTTGGCGATGTCCGGCACCGGTCCGGTCTGCCAGTCGATGGTGCCGGCGGAGAGGGCGTCGGCGCCGGACTGGTTGCCGGAGAGCGCGACGTAGCGCACGTTCTTCAGCGCCGGCTCCCCGTCGTAGTAGTCGGGGTTGGCGGTGAGCGTGAAGGCCTGCGGGGTGAACTGGCCCAGCGTGAAGGGCCCGGTGCCGACCGGGTTCTCCATCACGTTGGTCGCCGGGTCCTCCAGGTCGGCCCAGATGTGCTCGGGGACGATGAACAGCTTCCCGAGGATCTGCGCCTCCTCCATGTACGCCGGCTCCTCGAAGGTGATCCGGACGGTTGTGTCGTCCACCGCCTCGGCGTCGCCGGCGTAACCGGTGCTGTTCAGCGTGGGGTTCTCGGCCACCATGTCGAGGGTGAACTCCACGTCGGCGGCGGTGAAGGGCTCGCCGTCGGTCCAGGTGGCGTCGGACCGCAGGGAGATGGTCAGCTCCGTGCCGTCCTCGTTCCAGGAGAAGTCCGTGCCCAGGCGCGGCGTGGGCTCGGAGTCGCTCAGGTTGTTGTAGTAGAAGAGCGGCTCGAAGATCGTGCCCGGGCCCTCCAGCATGGTGGGGGAGTACGGGTTGAAGTTGATCTGCCAGTCGCCGGCCTGTCCGGTGTAGACGATGAGGGTGTCGGCGTCGGTGCCCCCGGCACCGCCGCCCCCGTTGTTCGCCGAGCCCGTGCACCCTGCCGCCGCGAGGGCGAGGGCGACGGTCCCGATCGCCGCCGCGCGCCCGTGCCGGCGGGGCCCTCTCCTGTGGAACATGCTCGATCCTCCATCAACTGGTCGGCACCTCGGTGTGCCTGTGCCAACCGGACCCCTGACAGGCCTAGTCGGTCGCGATAGGCGGATTGTTAAGCCGCCAAAGAAAGAAAGTCAATACCTCGTGCGCTGTCGGAGGGCGGGGGTCCGGGTGCGGCGTGGGTGGCCGGTCCCGCCCGCCCCGCCGCATTGACCTGCGGCGGAGTAAGGAAGGTAAGCTAACAAAGTTGCCTGGCGAGATCCGCCGGGCGGCATCCGGCATCATGAGCGCGACAGCGTGGCGTGAGGTGGAGGGACCAAGTGGGCGGAGCAGCACGAGCCATTCCGCACGCGAGCAGCAGGGCCGCCGTCCTGGACGTGATCCGGGCGGCCGGCACCATCAGCCGCGTCGGCCTGATCGACGCCACCGGCTTCACCGGCGCCACCATCTCCACCGTGGTCCGCCGGCTGATCCAGGACGGCCTGGTGCTGGAGAGCGGGCGCGCGGAGTCCACCGGCGGCAAGCCCCGGGTCCTGCTCCAGCTCAACCAGTCCTCCCGGTACGCCGTCGGCGTCCACCTCGACCACGCCGGGATCGCCTACGTCCTCACCAACCTCGGCGGCTCGGTCGTCGCCCGCACCGCGCGCCCCGGCGTGGGGGCGGAGGAGCCGCAGGCCGTCGTCGACCGGATGTCCGGGGAGGTGGAGGCGCTGATCGACGGCGCCGGGGTCGAACGCGGCCGCGTGCTCGGCCTCGGCCTGGTCTCCCCCGGCCCGCTCACCCCCACCAGCGGCATGCGGCTCACACCCCCCTCGATGCGGCACTGGGAGGACTTCCCGCTGGACCGCGCCCTCTCCGAGGCCACCGGCCTGCCGGTCATCCTGGACAACGACGCCACCGCCGCCGCCCTCGGCGAACACTGGTCCGGCCTGGTCGGACAGACCTCCACCTTCGCCGCGCTCTACATGGGCAGCGGCATCGGCGCCGGCCTGATGGTCAACGGCGTGGCCTACCGCG
Coding sequences:
- a CDS encoding ROK family transcriptional regulator, which translates into the protein MGGAARAIPHASSRAAVLDVIRAAGTISRVGLIDATGFTGATISTVVRRLIQDGLVLESGRAESTGGKPRVLLQLNQSSRYAVGVHLDHAGIAYVLTNLGGSVVARTARPGVGAEEPQAVVDRMSGEVEALIDGAGVERGRVLGLGLVSPGPLTPTSGMRLTPPSMRHWEDFPLDRALSEATGLPVILDNDATAAALGEHWSGLVGQTSTFAALYMGSGIGAGLMVNGVAYRGASGNAGEIGHICLDVDGPECWCGARGCTEVLGGPAAVVAAARADAKVARAAGLTGRKRSRPSVAAEFAAVARAARRGEPGARAILERSARYLAVAARTLANVMDVELLVLTGPSLAIAGSTYLPVVQEELDRAFFPRAAHRVEVRLSRSAATASAIGAATMVLQSELVPLRQGLQLPDNLSDSEPAPAHLTSA